Within the Sulfitobacter noctilucicola genome, the region CGGAATTGTGCGTTGCGCTCTTTGAGGAACGCGTCATCGAAATCTGTATAGTGGTACATCAGAGTTGCTCCTGCTGGGGGGCTTCTTGTTTGCCATGAATGTAGTTGGACGGGCCTTTGGCACGAAATGCCTCGCGGAAATGGACCGGCACAGGAACACCATCCTGAACATCGACATCGGCCAGATAGACACCAACGACAGTGTCGACCTGCGCGGAAGCCTCAATCAACCGCAGATCGGCGTCTGCCTCGTCGGTCAGAACATCGGCCTGCGACAAATCGCGGGTCCAGCCATCGGCACTCAGATAGATGACATCGCCTTCAAGAAGAGCGTT harbors:
- a CDS encoding DUF2849 domain-containing protein is translated as MPKPFTPKVVTANALLEGDVIYLSADGWTRDLSQADVLTDEADADLRLIEASAQVDTVVGVYLADVDVQDGVPVPVHFREAFRAKGPSNYIHGKQEAPQQEQL